A region from the Achromobacter seleniivolatilans genome encodes:
- the recQ gene encoding DNA helicase RecQ: MSDARALGVLQRVFGYESFRGDQQAIVEQVIDGGDALVLMPTGGGKSLCYQIPSLVREGTGIVVSPLIALMQDQVDALTELGVRAAFLNSTQDWRVARDVEQAFLAGELDLLYVAPERLLTDRCLQLLERGRIALFAIDEAHCVSQWGHDFRPEYLGLSMLHERWPDVPRIALTATATADTRTEIAQRLSLDDARHFVSSFDRPNIRYRIIEKNEVRKQLLEMIRTEHDGESGVVYGLSRARVEETAEFLCNQGIDAMPYHAGLSPQVRAANQSRFLREDGVVMVATIAFGMGIDKPDVRFVAHIDLPKSVEGYYQETGRAGRDGQPATAWLAYGLQDVVQQRRMIDESPGDESYRRRLGQQLDAMLGLCETVECRRVRLLAYFGQQITACGNCDVCLEPPQAWDGTVAAQKVLSAVYRLWKERGQRYGAGHIIDILRGKVTDRTKQHGHETLSVFGVGEDLSDTAWRGVLRQLLAQGLLTVDNEGFGTLALTEGSRAVLKGERQLMLRRESEKKTRAGKTSSGRPKPAAIDLPSELQPVFEALRAWRGEVAKSHGVPAYVIFHDATLREIALAQPDSMDALSHISGVGARKLEAYGEEILQRVARPVL; this comes from the coding sequence ATGTCTGACGCGCGCGCCCTCGGCGTATTGCAGCGCGTTTTCGGTTACGAATCCTTCCGCGGCGACCAGCAAGCCATTGTCGAACAGGTGATCGACGGCGGCGACGCGCTGGTCCTCATGCCCACTGGCGGCGGCAAATCGCTGTGCTATCAGATTCCGTCACTGGTCCGGGAAGGCACCGGCATCGTCGTGTCGCCGCTGATTGCGCTGATGCAGGACCAGGTAGACGCGCTGACCGAACTTGGCGTACGCGCGGCATTCCTGAACTCCACGCAAGACTGGCGCGTGGCCCGCGACGTCGAACAGGCGTTCCTGGCGGGCGAGCTGGACTTGCTGTATGTCGCCCCCGAACGCCTGCTGACCGACCGCTGCCTGCAACTGCTGGAGCGCGGCCGCATTGCCCTGTTCGCCATTGATGAAGCGCATTGCGTATCCCAATGGGGTCACGACTTCCGCCCGGAGTATCTGGGCCTGTCCATGTTGCACGAGCGCTGGCCGGATGTGCCGCGCATTGCGCTGACGGCCACAGCCACGGCTGACACACGCACCGAAATCGCCCAGCGGCTGTCGCTGGACGACGCGCGTCACTTCGTGTCCAGCTTCGACCGCCCCAACATCCGCTACCGCATCATCGAAAAGAACGAAGTGCGCAAGCAGTTGCTGGAGATGATCCGCACTGAACACGATGGCGAATCCGGCGTGGTGTACGGCCTGTCGCGCGCCCGTGTCGAAGAAACCGCTGAATTCCTGTGCAATCAAGGCATCGACGCCATGCCGTACCACGCGGGACTCAGCCCGCAGGTGCGTGCCGCCAACCAGTCCCGCTTCTTGCGGGAAGATGGCGTGGTCATGGTGGCCACCATTGCCTTTGGCATGGGCATCGACAAGCCCGATGTGCGCTTTGTCGCCCACATCGACCTGCCCAAGTCCGTTGAAGGTTATTACCAGGAAACCGGCCGCGCCGGCCGCGACGGGCAGCCCGCCACGGCCTGGCTGGCCTATGGCCTGCAAGACGTGGTGCAGCAACGCCGCATGATCGACGAGTCTCCCGGAGACGAATCCTACCGCCGCCGCCTTGGCCAGCAGTTGGACGCCATGCTGGGGCTGTGTGAAACCGTGGAATGCCGCCGCGTGCGCCTGCTGGCTTATTTCGGCCAGCAGATCACGGCTTGCGGCAACTGCGATGTCTGTCTGGAACCGCCGCAAGCCTGGGACGGCACCGTGGCCGCGCAAAAAGTGCTGTCGGCCGTCTACCGCTTGTGGAAAGAACGCGGCCAGCGTTACGGCGCGGGCCACATCATCGACATTCTGCGCGGCAAGGTCACAGACCGCACCAAACAGCATGGCCATGAAACGCTGAGCGTGTTTGGCGTGGGTGAAGATCTGAGCGATACCGCCTGGCGCGGCGTGTTGCGCCAATTGCTGGCGCAGGGCCTGCTGACGGTGGACAACGAAGGGTTCGGCACCCTGGCGTTAACCGAAGGCAGCCGGGCCGTGCTCAAGGGCGAACGGCAATTGATGCTGCGCAGGGAATCCGAAAAGAAAACACGCGCGGGCAAGACCAGCAGCGGCCGCCCCAAACCGGCCGCCATCGACCTGCCCTCCGAATTGCAGCCTGTGTTCGAAGCGCTGCGCGCGTGGCGCGGCGAAGTCGCCAAGAGCCATGGGGTGCCGGCCTACGTCATCTTCCATGACGCGACGCTGCGCGAAATCGCGCTGGCCCAGCCAGATTCGATGGATGCGTTAAGCCACATCAGCGGCGTGGGCGCACGCAAGCTGGAAGCCTACGGCGAAGAAATCCTGCAACGCGTCGCCAGACCGGTACTGTAG